One stretch of Shewanella sp. Arc9-LZ DNA includes these proteins:
- the flhA gene encoding flagellar biosynthesis protein FlhA, with translation MDAKAAFGQMKQMKVSTFKGIGTPLLVLAALGMVVLPIPAFLLDILFSFNIALALVVLLVAIYADRPLDFAAFPTVLLIATLLRLALNVASTRIVLLEGHNGGAAAGKVIEAFGSVVIGGNYAVGLVVFIILIIINFAVVTKGAGRIAEVSARFTLDAMPGKQMAIDADLNAGTLTQDQARIRRAEVTREADFYGAMDGASKFVKGDAIAGIMILVINMIGGFVIGMIQHGLDFSSAVEIYTLLTIGDGLVAQIPGLLLSIAAALMVTRQNESGDMGQMMFSQMFDSHKSLAIAAGLLFIMGIVPGMPHVAFLTFAFITAGAAYFIYKRNVDKKQAALTLATKGPVESKDKEPKDLSWDDVRHVDTIGLEVGYRLIPLVDKSQGGELLGRIKGVRKKLSQELGFLVPAVHIRDNLDLSPNAYRISLMGVVVGEAEVRHDCELAINPGQVYGKLDGIETRDPAFGLEAVWIAPEQREHAQTLGYTVVDTATVVATHISQLLSNNAAKLLGYEEVQQLMDMLAKNSPKLVDGFVPDVMPLGSVVKVMQNLLNEGVSVRDLRTIVQTLLEYGTKSNDTEVLTAAVRIALKRMIVQEISGPELEIPVITLAPELEQMLHKSMQATGGEGPNIEPGLAERMQQSLLDAAQKQEMVGQPAILLTSGMLRSTLSRFVKYTIPNLRVISYQEIPDEKQIRIVSAVGQ, from the coding sequence ATGGATGCAAAAGCAGCTTTTGGCCAAATGAAACAAATGAAAGTATCTACTTTTAAAGGGATCGGAACGCCTTTATTAGTACTTGCTGCGTTAGGAATGGTGGTTTTACCTATTCCTGCTTTTTTGCTAGATATTCTGTTTTCATTCAATATTGCGTTGGCTTTAGTTGTACTCTTAGTTGCTATTTATGCTGACAGACCACTCGATTTTGCTGCTTTCCCTACCGTATTATTAATTGCAACGTTACTAAGACTCGCTCTAAACGTCGCCTCTACCCGTATTGTATTGCTTGAAGGTCATAATGGTGGTGCCGCTGCGGGTAAAGTCATTGAGGCTTTTGGTTCTGTGGTTATTGGCGGCAATTATGCCGTTGGTTTAGTGGTGTTTATTATCCTTATTATCATTAACTTTGCAGTGGTAACTAAAGGTGCGGGGCGTATTGCTGAGGTGAGTGCTCGTTTTACCTTAGATGCAATGCCGGGTAAGCAAATGGCCATTGATGCTGATTTAAATGCTGGCACATTAACCCAAGATCAGGCGCGGATCCGCCGTGCTGAAGTAACTCGTGAAGCCGATTTCTACGGTGCGATGGACGGTGCTTCAAAGTTTGTTAAAGGTGATGCCATTGCAGGGATCATGATCCTAGTCATCAATATGATTGGTGGATTTGTGATTGGTATGATCCAGCATGGATTAGACTTTTCTAGCGCGGTTGAAATTTATACCTTACTGACCATCGGTGATGGTTTAGTTGCGCAAATTCCCGGTTTATTGCTGTCTATTGCCGCGGCCTTAATGGTGACGCGTCAAAACGAGTCAGGCGATATGGGCCAAATGATGTTCAGTCAGATGTTTGACAGTCATAAATCATTAGCCATTGCAGCTGGGTTACTCTTTATTATGGGTATTGTGCCTGGTATGCCTCATGTTGCGTTTTTGACATTTGCATTTATTACCGCTGGTGCTGCGTACTTTATTTACAAGCGTAACGTTGACAAAAAGCAAGCTGCACTAACGTTAGCAACTAAAGGGCCTGTTGAGAGCAAGGATAAAGAACCTAAAGATTTAAGCTGGGACGATGTGCGCCATGTTGATACTATTGGTCTTGAAGTCGGATATCGCTTAATTCCGCTGGTTGATAAGTCTCAAGGTGGTGAATTATTAGGCAGGATCAAAGGCGTACGTAAAAAACTGTCACAAGAATTAGGTTTTTTAGTGCCAGCGGTGCATATTCGTGACAATCTAGACTTATCACCCAATGCGTATCGAATTTCGTTAATGGGTGTCGTAGTGGGTGAGGCTGAAGTTAGGCATGATTGTGAATTAGCCATTAATCCTGGCCAAGTTTACGGTAAACTAGACGGTATTGAAACTCGCGACCCAGCTTTTGGTTTAGAGGCAGTTTGGATAGCGCCAGAGCAACGTGAACATGCACAAACTTTAGGTTATACCGTCGTTGATACTGCAACGGTTGTAGCGACTCACATAAGCCAGTTACTGAGTAATAATGCTGCTAAGTTATTAGGTTACGAAGAAGTCCAGCAGTTAATGGATATGCTTGCTAAGAACTCTCCTAAATTAGTGGATGGTTTTGTACCAGATGTCATGCCTCTGGGATCAGTTGTTAAAGTGATGCAGAACTTACTTAACGAAGGGGTATCGGTACGAGATTTACGCACCATAGTGCAGACACTATTAGAGTACGGTACTAAGAGCAATGACACTGAAGTATTAACGGCAGCAGTGCGTATAGCGTTAAAACGTATGATCGTACAAGAAATCTCTGGACCAGAACTCGAAATCCCTGTCATAACATTGGCGCCAGAGTTGGAACAGATGTTGCATAAGTCTATGCAGGCGACTGGCGGTGAAGGACCTAATATTGAACCTGGTCTTGCAGAGCGTATGCAGCAGTCATTATTAGACGCTGCACAGAAGCAAGAAATGGTAGGACAACCAGCCATTTTATTGACATCGGGTATGCTTAGGTCAACGCTGTCAAGATTTGTTAAATACACTATTCCAAATTTACGAGTGATTTCATATCAGGAAATCCCGGACGAGAAACAAATTAGAATTGTTTCTGCAGTAGGCCAATAG
- the flhF gene encoding flagellar biosynthesis protein FlhF — MKIKRFFAKDMRAALAQVKETLGSDAVIMSNKKVTGGIEIVAAVDYDEPKAAIASQAPTTGFMDVSDDRVSLGAKPVMKAQSKVNPPPEADSLQALLQKQHNRMTQQMSVSQDEPDLPEWARQLQGAKSAKPASTFQSQAAPEQAKKTNKNQSADMDALREEMASLRNLLTHQVSSLMKDQKKRTDPVGAMLESKLIAAEFSPAVAAKLAGLSQHYTPADLVRALPQSLANLLDNQGDDIVKRGGVVAFVGPTGVGKTTSLAKIAARFAAHHGPEQVALITTDHYRIGAYEQLATYGKIMGCPVKQAHDLTELEQILYQFRNRKLVLIDTAGMGQRDMRLYQQLDNLTANSRIPIRSYLVLSATGQRRVLQDAVEHFKRIPLAGAILTKLDESISIAGALSVLIQNELPLSYVTDGQRVPEDMKVADTLELAKKALAALNETEQQSSQDTVWSNDTAYAFE, encoded by the coding sequence GTGAAAATTAAACGATTTTTTGCCAAAGATATGCGCGCTGCATTGGCTCAAGTAAAAGAAACCTTAGGTTCTGACGCTGTCATTATGTCAAATAAAAAAGTCACTGGCGGAATCGAAATTGTCGCTGCTGTAGATTATGATGAACCTAAAGCCGCCATCGCATCACAAGCGCCGACTACCGGTTTTATGGATGTTAGTGACGATAGGGTGTCATTAGGCGCTAAGCCTGTGATGAAAGCTCAATCAAAGGTGAACCCACCTCCTGAGGCCGACTCTTTACAAGCCTTACTTCAAAAACAACATAATCGCATGACACAACAAATGTCTGTCAGCCAAGATGAACCGGATTTACCAGAATGGGCCCGCCAATTACAAGGGGCAAAGTCTGCTAAACCAGCATCAACTTTTCAATCGCAAGCGGCACCAGAGCAAGCTAAAAAAACCAATAAAAATCAATCTGCTGATATGGATGCTCTGCGCGAAGAAATGGCTTCATTGCGTAACTTATTGACCCATCAAGTTTCATCGTTGATGAAAGATCAAAAAAAGCGTACCGATCCTGTTGGCGCAATGCTAGAAAGTAAATTGATTGCAGCAGAGTTTTCTCCAGCCGTTGCTGCTAAACTAGCGGGGCTAAGTCAACACTACACCCCAGCCGATTTAGTGAGAGCATTACCACAAAGTTTAGCCAATTTACTCGACAATCAAGGCGACGATATAGTTAAACGTGGTGGTGTTGTGGCGTTTGTTGGTCCAACCGGTGTAGGTAAGACAACTTCTTTAGCTAAAATAGCCGCTCGCTTTGCAGCCCATCATGGCCCAGAGCAGGTAGCATTAATTACCACCGACCATTATCGTATTGGTGCCTATGAGCAATTAGCGACTTATGGCAAAATAATGGGCTGTCCGGTTAAGCAAGCACATGATTTAACCGAATTAGAACAAATTCTATATCAATTTAGAAATCGTAAGTTAGTATTAATTGATACCGCAGGTATGGGACAGCGAGATATGCGCTTATATCAGCAACTGGATAATTTAACAGCAAATAGTAGAATCCCAATTCGGAGCTACTTAGTCTTATCTGCGACTGGTCAACGTCGTGTGTTACAAGATGCTGTAGAACATTTTAAACGAATTCCATTAGCGGGTGCGATTTTAACAAAGTTAGATGAATCGATATCAATTGCAGGTGCATTGAGCGTATTGATTCAAAATGAGTTACCATTAAGCTATGTTACTGACGGTCAACGTGTTCCTGAGGACATGAAAGTAGCAGATACGTTAGAGTTGGCTAAAAAGGCTCTCGCGGCGTTAAATGAAACAGAACAACAATCGTCACAAGACACAGTGTGGTCTAATGACACAGCCTATGCATTTGAGTAA
- a CDS encoding MinD/ParA family protein, with product MTRDQASGLRMMNQPNNDKVKVIAVSGGKGGVGKTSVSINTAVALAEKGKRVLVLDADLGLANVDVMLGIRAEKNLSHVLSGDAELDDIIVRGPKGIGIVPATSGSQAMVELSPAQHAGLIRAFSEMRTQFDILIVDTAAGISDMVLSFSRASQDVLIVVCDEPTSITDAYALIKILSREHGVFHFKIVANMVRSLREGMELFAKLSKVTDRFLDVALELVATIPFDENLRKAVRKQKLVVEAYPKSPSAIAYHGLANKIMTWPVPQQPGGHLEFFVERLVQRKPIQEGRTSE from the coding sequence ATGACTCGGGATCAAGCAAGTGGTTTACGTATGATGAATCAACCAAATAACGATAAAGTTAAAGTAATTGCCGTATCCGGTGGTAAAGGCGGAGTGGGTAAAACCAGTGTGTCAATTAATACTGCGGTAGCACTAGCTGAAAAAGGCAAACGCGTATTAGTGCTTGATGCCGATTTAGGTTTAGCCAACGTCGATGTCATGCTTGGGATACGTGCTGAGAAAAATTTATCTCATGTTTTGTCCGGAGATGCCGAATTAGATGACATCATTGTTCGTGGACCTAAAGGTATTGGTATTGTTCCTGCCACATCGGGTTCTCAAGCGATGGTTGAGTTGTCGCCAGCACAACATGCTGGACTTATCCGTGCATTTAGTGAAATGCGAACTCAATTCGATATTTTAATTGTGGATACTGCTGCTGGTATATCAGACATGGTGCTGAGTTTTTCTCGTGCATCACAGGATGTATTGATAGTCGTTTGCGACGAACCAACATCAATTACTGATGCTTATGCGCTGATTAAAATTTTAAGTCGTGAACATGGTGTGTTCCACTTCAAAATTGTGGCAAATATGGTACGTAGTTTACGAGAAGGTATGGAATTATTTGCTAAACTCAGTAAAGTGACGGATAGATTTTTAGATGTTGCTTTAGAATTAGTGGCAACAATACCATTCGATGAAAATTTACGTAAAGCTGTTCGTAAGCAAAAGTTAGTTGTTGAAGCGTATCCTAAGTCGCCTTCAGCTATTGCTTATCATGGATTAGCCAATAAAATTATGACTTGGCCAGTTCCACAACAGCCAGGTGGTCATTTAGAGTTTTTTGTTGAACGTCTTGTACAACGTAAGCCGATACAAGAAGGAAGAACGAGTGAATAA
- a CDS encoding RNA polymerase sigma factor FliA → MNKAAAYTQFDNKTSIVEQYAPLVKRIAHHMLARLPASVQLDDLLQAGMMGLLEASSKFDNSKGAKFETFAGIRIRGAMIDEIRRGDWVPRSVHRNNRLVAHAIDELGQLLGRDANDTEIAEKLDMSLDEYHHILNDVSVGKIIGIEDLGVSQDVLITDNETPDETFDSLAEIQFQSALVEAIKTLPERDALVLSLYYDEALNLKEIGAILEVSESRVSQILSQAMLRLKAKLKHWTQE, encoded by the coding sequence GTGAATAAAGCCGCCGCGTATACTCAGTTCGATAACAAAACGTCTATTGTTGAACAGTATGCACCGTTGGTAAAAAGAATTGCTCATCATATGCTGGCAAGATTACCAGCATCGGTGCAACTTGATGATTTATTACAAGCTGGGATGATGGGGTTACTTGAGGCCTCATCTAAATTTGATAACAGTAAAGGGGCTAAGTTTGAAACCTTTGCAGGCATCAGAATTCGTGGTGCAATGATAGATGAAATTCGACGTGGTGACTGGGTTCCGCGCTCAGTTCATCGTAATAATCGTCTAGTAGCACATGCAATTGATGAATTGGGGCAACTGCTTGGAAGAGATGCCAATGATACAGAAATTGCTGAAAAACTTGATATGTCTCTCGATGAATACCATCATATCTTAAATGATGTTTCTGTTGGTAAAATCATAGGCATAGAAGACCTTGGCGTGTCGCAAGATGTGTTAATCACAGACAACGAAACGCCAGATGAAACCTTTGACTCGCTTGCTGAAATTCAATTCCAATCTGCATTGGTTGAAGCAATTAAGACATTGCCAGAAAGAGATGCATTAGTGTTGTCGTTGTATTACGACGAAGCATTAAATTTAAAAGAAATCGGTGCCATCCTTGAAGTTAGCGAATCGCGAGTAAGCCAGATATTAAGTCAGGCAATGCTCAGATTAAAAGCGAAACTCAAGCATTGGACACAAGAATAA
- the cheY gene encoding chemotaxis response regulator CheY has protein sequence MDKNMKILIVDDFSTMRRIIKNLLRDLGFNNTQEADDGSTALPMLQKGDFDFVVTDWNMPGMQGIDLLRAIRADDSLKHLPVLMVTAEAKREQIIAAAQAGVNGYVVKPFTAATLKEKLDKIFERLA, from the coding sequence TTGGACAAGAATATGAAGATTCTTATTGTTGACGATTTTTCAACAATGAGGCGTATCATTAAGAACTTGTTGCGAGATTTGGGATTTAATAATACCCAAGAAGCAGATGATGGCTCAACAGCCCTACCTATGTTACAAAAAGGCGATTTTGATTTTGTGGTAACAGACTGGAATATGCCTGGAATGCAAGGTATTGATTTACTTAGAGCAATCCGTGCAGATGATTCGTTAAAGCATTTACCTGTGCTAATGGTAACTGCAGAAGCTAAGCGTGAACAGATTATTGCTGCAGCGCAAGCCGGTGTAAATGGTTATGTCGTAAAACCTTTTACCGCAGCTACGTTAAAAGAAAAGTTAGACAAAATCTTTGAACGACTCGCATAA